In Rhopalosiphum padi isolate XX-2018 chromosome 3, ASM2088224v1, whole genome shotgun sequence, the genomic stretch ATTCTTAAAATACGTATAGTTTTGTTTGATTAACACCTAGTTTCATACAATCCACTTCGCCCAATATAACGAACCCATTTGACAACATCGTGATCAGAATAATTCAACTTTGGctcaaaaacttttaaatatctgACTTTGAATCCAGAAGGAGCAAATGGTACCTCAAAATTCATAGAAATTGGCGGTCTAGTCCATTTTTTCTTAGTGTCAGTCTCCAAAAGATCGATTTCAGCTGAGAGCTGTGTTTCTTTCATGCCTGCCATTCTCTTGATTTTCCACACAATTGCATTATCTGAAGCCTTGTATTTGGCTTTGCCTTTAAGACATAACAATTGAACACCAGCAGTATTCAAGGGAGTGGGAATCTTGACTTCTATTTTCTGTCCTAACAAGGAGGGCTTGAAATTAGACTTCAAAACAGCTTTGACTTCCATGCGAGTGCGACCTACTTCTCTCACCAATGGTATAACCCTGAACGGCAATGATATATCTTTGGTGGTACGGTAACGCATCAATTCAAATTCACCATCGGGCGGAATGAAGCTTATGGAATGTTCGGTTTCAAATTTTGAAAGTTTTACACACTGATGAAATTGACAATCGTCAATGACGACAACTGGCTTTCCAGAAGCCGTCCTCGAGCCCGTGTCGTCAAGAATCTTGGTGCCCTTGGACTCcattacaattttatcattGATGCCAAACTTGCATTCGGGCATACCGCTCAGG encodes the following:
- the LOC132926631 gene encoding AP-2 complex subunit mu-like → MIGGLFMYNHKGEVLISRVYRDDIGRNAVDAFRVNVIHARQQVRSPVTNIARTSFFHIRRANIWLAAVTKQNVNGAMVFEFLIRFTQVMQSYFGKINEENIKNNFVLIYELLDEILDFGYPQNCDTGVLKTFITQTGVKSQSKEEQMQITSQVTGQIGWRREGIKYRRNELFLDVLEYVNLLMSPQGQVLSAHVAGRILMKSYLSGMPECKFGINDKIVMESKGTKILDDTGSRTASGKPVVVIDDCQFHQCVKLSKFETEHSISFIPPDGEFELMRYRTTKDISLPFRVIPLVREVGRTRMEVKAVLKSNFKPSLLGQKIEVKIPTPLNTAGVQLLCLKGKAKYKASDNAIVWKIKRMAGMKETQLSAEIDLLETDTKKKWTRPPISMNFEVPFAPSGFKVRYLKVFEPKLNYSDHDVVKWVRYIGRSGLYETRC